A single genomic interval of uncultured Sphaerochaeta sp. harbors:
- a CDS encoding MarR family transcriptional regulator: MTKLLKLEEESSGSVVQSHLLGYFAHHQKKRMLQSELQQHLGIRRSTMTNILKGMERDGLIVREESEEDKRQKWVVLTDLAEQKCAEHFHLVQEFELAMRQDLNEEQLQQFFTIADTIRRNLETICLQNYENKQ, translated from the coding sequence ATGACGAAGCTGCTGAAACTCGAAGAAGAGTCCAGCGGCTCTGTTGTGCAGAGTCATCTTCTAGGATACTTCGCTCATCATCAGAAAAAGCGAATGTTGCAAAGCGAACTACAGCAGCATTTGGGTATTCGCCGTTCAACCATGACCAATATTCTCAAGGGAATGGAGAGGGACGGATTGATCGTGCGGGAAGAATCGGAAGAAGATAAACGACAGAAGTGGGTTGTTTTGACAGATTTGGCGGAACAGAAGTGTGCAGAACACTTTCATCTGGTACAAGAGTTCGAGCTGGCCATGAGGCAAGACCTCAATGAGGAACAACTGCAGCAGTTCTTCACAATCGCAGATACAATCAGAAGGAATTTGGAAACAATATGTTTACAGAACTACGAAAACAAACAGTAG
- a CDS encoding ABC transporter ATP-binding protein, with amino-acid sequence MFTELRKQTVGYRRSTILTMVFVTLEVIMDVIIPFLMAFLIDRGIDAGNFNEILKWGFLLLLCASIALLFGVLSGHYAAEASTGFAKNVRRKLYHHTQDFSFANIDKFSTSSLVTRLTTDVTNVQRAYQMLIRIAVRSPGMLVFAFFMAVSINRTLSLVYLVALPLLGIGLFFLIRAAYPIFTRVFKTYDRLNTVVQENIRGIRVVKSFVREAHEVKKFEVVSSDIYDDFSKAEKIIAFNSPLMQGMMYLSLLSISYIAARLIVASSMTAGELMSFITYTSQILMSLMMFSMVVVMITISRASAVRIEEVLTEKSDLTEKKDAITSVADGSITFSHVDFSYTKTKEKRCLYDINLDIGSGQTIGILGPTGSAKSSLVQLIPRLYDTFSGSVKVGGVDVRDYALETLRKEVGMVLQKNLLFSGTIAENLRWGNEHASDEELRWACRIAQADGFIQQFPKGYDTYIEQDGSNVSGGQKQRLCIARALLKHPKILIFDDSTSAVDTKTDAAIRESLLRELPETTKIIIAQRVTSVMDADRIIMLDDGRIHDTGTHQELMDRCSRYKEMYCSQMHKEERA; translated from the coding sequence ATGTTTACAGAACTACGAAAACAAACAGTAGGATATCGACGCTCTACCATCCTTACCATGGTCTTTGTTACCTTGGAAGTGATCATGGATGTCATCATCCCTTTTCTCATGGCATTCCTCATAGACCGCGGTATTGATGCAGGAAATTTTAATGAAATCCTCAAATGGGGTTTTTTGCTCCTTCTTTGTGCATCAATTGCGCTGCTTTTTGGGGTACTCTCAGGTCATTATGCTGCAGAGGCATCTACGGGCTTTGCGAAGAATGTACGTAGAAAGCTCTATCATCACACACAAGATTTCTCATTTGCCAATATCGACAAGTTCTCCACCAGCAGTTTGGTAACCCGTCTCACCACCGATGTCACCAATGTACAGCGTGCTTATCAGATGCTTATCCGTATCGCAGTACGTAGCCCGGGGATGCTGGTATTTGCCTTCTTCATGGCAGTATCCATCAACAGGACCCTGAGCTTGGTGTACCTTGTTGCACTCCCCCTGCTGGGTATCGGTCTCTTTTTCCTGATCAGGGCCGCCTATCCCATTTTCACCCGGGTATTCAAGACATATGATCGGCTCAATACCGTGGTTCAGGAGAATATCAGGGGGATCAGGGTGGTTAAGTCGTTTGTCAGGGAAGCGCATGAAGTAAAGAAATTTGAAGTGGTTTCTTCCGATATCTATGATGACTTCAGCAAGGCTGAGAAGATCATTGCCTTCAACAGTCCCCTGATGCAGGGAATGATGTACCTCAGCCTGCTCTCGATCAGCTATATTGCAGCCCGCTTGATTGTCGCCTCCTCGATGACGGCAGGTGAGCTGATGAGCTTCATCACCTACACATCCCAGATTCTTATGAGCCTGATGATGTTCTCCATGGTTGTAGTCATGATTACCATAAGCAGAGCCTCAGCAGTACGGATCGAGGAAGTGCTCACCGAAAAGAGCGACCTAACCGAGAAGAAGGATGCCATTACCTCAGTCGCTGATGGGTCAATTACCTTTTCCCATGTAGACTTCAGCTATACCAAGACCAAGGAAAAGCGATGTCTCTACGATATCAACCTCGATATCGGAAGTGGACAGACCATTGGTATCCTTGGTCCAACTGGTAGTGCAAAAAGTTCCCTCGTCCAGTTGATCCCGCGCCTCTATGACACCTTCAGTGGATCAGTAAAGGTTGGAGGAGTGGATGTAAGAGACTATGCGCTGGAGACTCTCAGGAAAGAGGTCGGTATGGTACTGCAGAAGAATCTTCTTTTCAGTGGAACAATTGCAGAAAATCTCCGCTGGGGGAATGAGCATGCGAGTGATGAGGAGCTTAGGTGGGCTTGCCGTATTGCCCAAGCAGATGGATTCATCCAGCAGTTCCCCAAGGGTTATGACACCTATATTGAACAAGATGGTTCCAATGTTTCTGGAGGGCAGAAGCAGAGGTTGTGTATCGCAAGAGCATTGCTCAAGCATCCAAAGATTCTCATCTTTGACGACTCAACCAGTGCTGTCGATACCAAGACAGATGCCGCTATAAGGGAGAGCTTGCTCAGAGAGCTTCCAGAAACCACGAAGATCATCATTGCTCAGCGAGTAACTTCGGTAATGGATGCTGACAGGATCATCATGCTCGATGACGGAAGAATACATGATACAGGTACCCATCAAGAACTGATGGATCGTTGTTCACGTTATAAAGAGATGTATTGCAGCCAGATGCACAAGGAGGAACGAGCATGA
- a CDS encoding glucose-6-phosphate isomerase, with protein MTYKNLDTSTSFQALKNLEASDLTQILHPERIKSYQVNASEKLVYNYAAMPVDENHLSALQQLSDELQLTEKYQALVDGEVMNTGEKRLVLHHLTRGQVGKTVEADGEDKGAFYEEQLSRIKTFSDAVRSGKIVGSTGKRFTTVVQIGIGGSDLGPRAIYLALKGWCTREGIEQLDAQFISNVDPDDAQAVIDQLDLERTLFILVSKSGTTLETLTNRDLVIEAIKKSGINGINPSDHMVAVTSKSSPLASSSSVLDAFFIDDYIGGRYSSTSAVGAVILSLAYGFETVRMFLDGAHQGDMAARSPKITENAALLDALLGVYLRNVLHYPSTAILPYSQALSRFPAHLQQLDMESNGKHVNRDGEKLSYPTGPVIFGEPGTNGQHSFYQLLHQGTDIVPLQFIGFSTSQYEKDILVEGSSSQEKLNANLVAQIVAFARGKDDANPNKQFCGNRPSSLLFAKQLDPVVLGSLLAHYENKVMFQGFIWNLNSFDQEGVQLGKVLATKVLNGCEGDEVLKAFTDLL; from the coding sequence ATGACATACAAGAATCTCGATACAAGCACTTCATTCCAAGCGCTGAAGAACCTGGAGGCAAGTGACCTGACACAAATCCTGCATCCAGAGCGCATCAAATCCTACCAAGTCAATGCCAGCGAAAAATTGGTTTATAATTATGCAGCCATGCCCGTTGACGAGAACCATCTTTCAGCCCTCCAGCAGCTGAGTGACGAACTCCAGCTTACCGAGAAATACCAAGCACTCGTTGATGGCGAAGTCATGAATACCGGGGAGAAAAGACTCGTACTACACCATCTCACCCGTGGTCAGGTAGGAAAAACGGTAGAGGCAGACGGTGAAGACAAAGGGGCATTCTACGAAGAGCAGCTTTCCAGGATCAAGACCTTTTCCGATGCAGTTCGCAGTGGGAAAATCGTCGGTTCAACAGGAAAACGATTCACCACGGTAGTGCAGATAGGAATCGGGGGAAGCGACCTGGGACCAAGAGCCATCTATCTGGCATTGAAAGGCTGGTGCACCCGGGAAGGAATTGAGCAATTGGACGCGCAGTTCATCAGTAATGTCGACCCCGATGACGCCCAGGCTGTAATCGATCAACTGGACCTGGAACGTACACTCTTCATCCTGGTGTCCAAGAGCGGGACAACGCTTGAAACCCTGACCAACAGGGATTTGGTCATTGAAGCCATCAAGAAGAGCGGTATCAACGGTATCAATCCTTCCGATCATATGGTTGCTGTGACCAGCAAGAGCAGTCCCCTTGCATCCTCATCCTCTGTCCTCGATGCCTTCTTCATCGATGACTACATCGGAGGAAGGTACAGTTCCACCAGCGCAGTGGGTGCCGTCATTCTCTCCCTTGCTTATGGCTTTGAAACGGTTAGGATGTTCCTCGATGGTGCCCACCAAGGTGACATGGCAGCTCGCTCGCCCAAGATCACAGAGAATGCTGCACTTCTTGATGCTCTACTCGGTGTCTACCTGCGCAATGTACTTCACTATCCCAGCACTGCCATTCTGCCCTATTCACAGGCATTGAGTCGTTTCCCGGCTCACCTGCAACAGCTGGATATGGAGAGCAACGGGAAACACGTAAACAGAGATGGAGAAAAGCTCTCCTATCCCACCGGTCCGGTTATCTTTGGGGAACCAGGAACCAATGGGCAGCACTCCTTCTACCAATTGCTTCACCAAGGGACTGATATCGTTCCCCTGCAGTTCATCGGATTCTCTACATCTCAATATGAGAAAGACATCCTGGTAGAAGGATCGAGCAGCCAAGAGAAGCTCAATGCCAATCTCGTTGCTCAGATTGTTGCCTTCGCCCGTGGAAAGGATGATGCAAATCCGAACAAACAGTTCTGTGGAAACCGGCCAAGTAGCTTGCTCTTTGCAAAACAGCTTGATCCTGTAGTCCTCGGCTCCTTGTTGGCACACTATGAGAACAAGGTAATGTTCCAAGGCTTTATCTGGAATCTTAATAGCTTTGACCAGGAAGGGGTACAGTTGGGCAAGGTACTCGCAACCAAGGTACTCAATGGATGCGAAGGTGATGAGGTCCTCAAGGCTTTCACAGACCTTCTCTAG